Proteins from a single region of Equus asinus isolate D_3611 breed Donkey chromosome 17, EquAss-T2T_v2, whole genome shotgun sequence:
- the LOC139040713 gene encoding olfactory receptor 8J3-like, with protein MAPGNFTQVTEFILTGVSDRPDLQIPLFFVFLVIYGLTVAGNLSIITLTSIDFQLQTPMYFFLRHLAIINFGNSTVIAPKMLINFLVKKKTTFYYECATQLGLFLVFIVAEVFMLAVMAYDRYVAICNPLLYVVVVSRQICLLLVSLTYLYSFSTAVVASSSVFSVSYCSSNVINHYFCDTVPLLALSCSDTYFPETVVFISAATNLVFSMTVVLISYSNIVLSILRIRSSEGRKKGFSTCASHMMAVTVFYGTLLFMYAQPQTNHSMDTDKMASVFYTLVIPMLNPIIYSLWNKDVKAALKRFLTNPCSFKYI; from the coding sequence ATGGCTCCTGGAAATTTCACCCAGGTCACGGAGTTTATTCTCACAGGTGTCTCAGACCGTCCAGACCTCCAGATTCcactcttctttgttttcctggtcATCTATGGACTGACTGTGGCAGGGAACCTGAGCATCATCACTCTCACCAGTATTGACTTTCAACTTCAGacccccatgtatttcttcctccgACATTTAGCTATCATAAATTTTGGCAATTCTACAGTCATTGCCCCTAAAATGCTAATCAATTTTTTAGTAAAGAAGAAAACCACATTCTACTATGAATGTGCCACCCAACTTGGGTTGTTCTTGGTTTTCATTGTAGCTGAGGTCTTCATGTTagctgtgatggcctatgaccgctatgtggccatctgcaatcCCCTGCTCTACGTGGTGGTGGTATCTCGTCAGATCTGCCTTCTGCTGGTATCCCTCACGTACCTCTATAGCTTTTCCACAGCTGTGGTGGCTTCATCTTCTGTATTCTCTGTGTCTTATTGCTCTTCCAATGTCATCAATCATTATTTCTGTGATACTGTCCCTCTGTTAGCATTGTCCTGCTCAGATACTTACTTTCCAGAAACAGTAGTGTTTATATCTGCAGCTACAAATTTGGTTTTTTCCATGACTGTAGTTCTCATATCCTATTCCAACATCGTCTTGTCCATTCTAAGGATACGTTcctcagaaggaagaaaaaaaggctttTCCACATGTGCTTCACATATGATGGCAGTCACAGTTTTCTATGGGACACTACTATTCATGTATGCGCAGCCTCAAACTAACCATTCAATGGATACTGATAAAATGGCTTCTGTGTTTTATACACTGGTGATCCCCATGCTGAATCCCATCATCTACAGCCTGTGGAATAAGGATGTGAAGGCTGCCTTAAAGAGATTTCTGACAAATCcatgttcttttaaatatatatga